Proteins co-encoded in one Bradyrhizobium sp. 170 genomic window:
- a CDS encoding TerC family protein, with protein MNWMWQIFDPATISAFFTQFQAEMQQPAFWVALGKIMWINILLSGDNALVIAMACRGLPPRQRFWGMILGAGVAVLLRIIFTGIVVTLMGLPFLKLVGGLALLVIAAKLLVPEHEGEGDVDAAAHLWAAVQIVAIADIVMSLDNVIAVAAAANGSIPLLVIGLAISVPLIVAGAALIMALLTRLPALVWAGAGLLGWIAGEVMATDPVVQPSLHAFFNGPVGVGLDGLLKSLGMAPQFANGGHGGEVILGILGIIVVLVAGSIWRKRKLQGAAHSATA; from the coding sequence GTGAACTGGATGTGGCAAATTTTCGATCCTGCGACGATCTCGGCGTTCTTCACCCAGTTCCAGGCCGAGATGCAGCAACCCGCTTTCTGGGTCGCGCTCGGCAAGATCATGTGGATCAACATCCTGCTGTCGGGTGACAACGCGCTTGTCATCGCGATGGCGTGCCGCGGGCTGCCGCCGCGCCAGCGGTTCTGGGGCATGATCCTTGGCGCCGGCGTCGCCGTTTTGCTGCGCATCATCTTCACCGGCATCGTCGTGACGTTGATGGGGCTGCCGTTCCTCAAGCTGGTCGGCGGATTGGCGCTGCTCGTGATCGCGGCAAAGTTGCTGGTGCCGGAACACGAGGGCGAAGGCGACGTGGACGCGGCTGCGCATCTGTGGGCGGCCGTGCAGATCGTGGCGATCGCCGACATCGTGATGAGCCTCGACAACGTCATCGCGGTTGCCGCGGCCGCCAATGGCAGCATTCCCCTGCTTGTCATCGGGCTTGCCATCAGCGTTCCCCTGATCGTCGCCGGAGCGGCGCTGATCATGGCGTTGCTGACGCGCCTTCCGGCACTGGTGTGGGCCGGCGCGGGCTTGCTCGGCTGGATCGCCGGCGAGGTGATGGCGACCGACCCCGTGGTGCAGCCGTCGCTGCACGCGTTCTTCAACGGCCCGGTCGGTGTCGGCCTCGATGGACTGCTCAAATCGCTCGGCATGGCGCCGCAGTTCGCCAATGGCGGGCATGGCGGCGAGGTGATCCTCGGCATCCTCGGCATCATCGTGGTGCTTGTCGCGGGATCGATCTGGCGCAAGCGCAAGCTGCAAGGCGCCGCGCATTCCGCCACGGCGTAG
- the ndk gene encoding nucleoside-diphosphate kinase yields the protein MAIERTFSIIKPDATERNLTGAVNALIEKAGLRVVAQKRIRMTREQAETFYAVHKARPFFGELVDFMTSGPVVVQVLEGEGAVLKYRDVMGATDPSKAADGTIRKVHAKSIGENSVHGSDAPETAAIEIAQFFSGNEIVG from the coding sequence ATGGCGATTGAACGCACTTTCTCGATCATCAAACCGGACGCGACCGAGCGCAATCTGACTGGCGCCGTCAACGCGCTGATCGAGAAGGCCGGGCTCCGTGTCGTGGCCCAGAAGCGCATTCGCATGACCCGCGAACAGGCTGAGACCTTCTACGCCGTTCACAAGGCGCGCCCGTTCTTCGGTGAACTGGTCGACTTCATGACCTCGGGGCCGGTCGTGGTGCAGGTGCTGGAAGGCGAGGGCGCAGTTCTGAAATACCGCGACGTGATGGGCGCGACCGATCCGTCGAAGGCGGCGGACGGCACGATCCGCAAGGTCCATGCAAAGTCGATCGGCGAGAACTCGGTGCACGGTTCGGACGCACCGGAGACCGCCGCGATCGAAATCGCGCAGTTCTTTTCGGGCAACGAAATCGTAGGTTGA
- a CDS encoding sulfur globule protein precursor: MLRKLSLVAAAAASLGAAALAPTSASAGGWHHGGWHRHHHGWGGPRVFIGGPAYYAGGYGGCYARRLVPTPWGPRWRLVNRCY; this comes from the coding sequence ATGTTACGCAAACTCTCGCTCGTTGCAGCGGCCGCGGCTTCGCTGGGTGCAGCCGCGCTGGCGCCGACATCGGCCTCGGCCGGCGGCTGGCACCATGGCGGCTGGCATCGTCATCATCACGGCTGGGGTGGTCCCCGCGTCTTCATCGGCGGCCCGGCCTATTATGCCGGCGGATATGGCGGTTGCTACGCGCGGCGCCTGGTTCCGACCCCCTGGGGTCCGCGCTGGCGGTTGGTGAACCGCTGCTACTGA